One genomic window of Notamacropus eugenii isolate mMacEug1 chromosome 6, mMacEug1.pri_v2, whole genome shotgun sequence includes the following:
- the TSC22D1 gene encoding TSC22 domain family protein 1 isoform X6, which produces MDLVKSHLMYAVREEVEVLKEQIKELIEKNSQLEQENNLLKTLASPEQLAQFQAQLQTGSPPATSQPQGTTQPPAQPASQGSGPSA; this is translated from the exons ATG GATCTGGTGAAAAGCCATTTGATGTACGCGGTCCGAGAGGAAGTGGAGGTCCTCAAAGAGCAGATCAAAGAGCTGATAGAGAAGAACTCGCAGCTGGAGCAGGAGAACAACCTGCTGAAGACCCTGGCCAGCCCCGAGCAGCTCGCCCAGTTCCAGGCCCAGCTGCAGACCGGCTCGCCGCCGGCCACCTCGCAGCCCCAGGGCACGACGCAGCCCCCGGCCCAGCCCGCGTCCCAGGGCTCCGGCCCCTCGGCGTAG
- the TSC22D1 gene encoding TSC22 domain family protein 1 isoform X5, translated as MKAQWCRPVAMDLGVYQLRHFSISFLSSLLGTENASVRLDSSSSGASVVAIDNKIEQAMDLVKSHLMYAVREEVEVLKEQIKELIEKNSQLEQENNLLKTLASPEQLAQFQAQLQTGSPPATSQPQGTTQPPAQPASQGSGPSA; from the exons ATGAAAGCCCAATGGTGTAGACCAGTGGCAATGGATCTAGGAGTTTATCAGCTGAGACATTTCTCGATCTCTTTCTTGTCGTCTTTGCTGGGCACTGAAAACGCCTCCGTGAGACTTGACAGCAG cTCTTCTGGCGCAAGTGTGGTCGCTATTGACAACAAAATCGAACAAGCTATG GATCTGGTGAAAAGCCATTTGATGTACGCGGTCCGAGAGGAAGTGGAGGTCCTCAAAGAGCAGATCAAAGAGCTGATAGAGAAGAACTCGCAGCTGGAGCAGGAGAACAACCTGCTGAAGACCCTGGCCAGCCCCGAGCAGCTCGCCCAGTTCCAGGCCCAGCTGCAGACCGGCTCGCCGCCGGCCACCTCGCAGCCCCAGGGCACGACGCAGCCCCCGGCCCAGCCCGCGTCCCAGGGCTCCGGCCCCTCGGCGTAG